In the genome of Zobellia nedashkovskayae, the window TTACTTTGAAAATTGAATCAATCAAATAGCTAAGAATGAGCAAGATAAATAATAATGCGGTGTTGTGAAAACTAAATATCAAATGATCGGTATAACTGTATTTTTTTCTGACATATATCAACCAAATGAAGACGGTAAAGGCTGGTAAAAAGAAAAATACGACGAACGGTAATTTTGAAATTAATGCACTAAGAAAACTTCCGGGCGACTTTTTAAATTTATGAAACCCGTTCATACCGTTGAATATCAATTTATTTTCAAAAGTTTCGGGAAGCTTGTATTTATTTAACAGATCTTGAAAATCGTAAATGGTATCACGATTTAAAATGGTAGAGAAAAAAGCTTGTTTTTGATTATTTCGTTCTCCAAGTGAGCCTTGGTCGATTTTCTCAAAATAAGCAATCGGGTCAAGAAGTATGAGAGAATCGCGTTCATGCTTTTGTTTTTTATATCCATCATAATTTATAGCTGTTTTAATGGAATCCAACTGCTGAGAAAGTTCAATGGCATCAGTAGTATCTATGTCCATTGTCCATTCGCTGGCAAAATCTTCTATTTCAGAAATGTCATTAGTTCCATACCTGTCGTATTTTGAAAAATTACCGCTAAGGTTAATGATAAGAAAGAAGATTATGGCAAGACTAAGTAAAAACCGAAATGGATTGGTGTAAGAAATACGTTTTCCATCTATATAACTTTTTGTTATTTTTCCTGGTTTGATTAATAGGGTGGATAGCGTACGGAGCAATCGTGAATCGTACGAAATTATAGTTCCGAAAAATTCATCTAAATAATCTTTAAGGGTTATTTTCTTGGTGCTGTTTGCCTGAGAGCAATTAGGACAGTATTTATCGCTCATGTCCAAAGGGTGCCCGCAATTAAGGCATTTAGTACCTCTGTAGTTCAATTTGTACCTTCCTTTTCCTGAGTCGGAGAGCTTGTTGGTCATTTATCCAAAAGAATTAAGGATAAATATAATCTAATTACTGATATTTCTAGAGTTTGCGGACCCAACGCCAATAATGCTGTCGTATAAATCGCCAAAATTTCTATAGTACACCAATATTAAATAGTTATTCTCCGTGAAATGAAAATTACCGCCAATAGTATTAATTTCTATTGTACCATCTTCACGTTTTATAACGTATTTGTAATTGTAGAAGCCTTGCTTGAGTTTTATTTCGGCTTCCATCATGCCATTGTTCTCATTGTAGACCATCTTGTTTTCTTCAGTTAAAGCATAGTTGTTGTGCTTTCCGAAAACGTAAACTTCGTCTAATCCCAATCTTTCATCATAGGGCAAAGCAAAATGGACTCTGGTGTATTCCGCCTCCCTAGAGTAGTCATCTCCTTGTAGTGTACGGACAAGAAAATCACCATTAATATCTGGGTAGTACGTATATTCATTATCTGCTCGGTACCTATTTACAAATAAATAATGGTCGTAAAGGTCGTTAATTTCTATTTTTGAGATTTGTGAGGTAGGAGCCCTAAGGTCACTAGTGTCAAAGTTTAAAAATTCATTACCGCCATAAAAACTGGTTTCTTGGTCATATTTATATACCAATTCGGTACCTATTGTATATTGAGGCGCTACATCATAAAGTGCCGTTTCCCATTGGTGATTTTGTAAAATGGCAACTTTTACTTCTTTCTTTGGATTTACTAGTTGAAAATTTCCAGCATTAATACTAAATTGAACTACTTGTTTTTCGTTTATGAAATTAAAATCGCGAGAGCGTTTAACAACTCCTCCTACGGTTACTAAATCCTTGTAAACAACGAAGCGCCTTGAAAATTGAAGTTCATAATTGTCATTATATACTTCTAGAACGTAATTTCCACTAACTTTTAGGCCTACATTATCGTTGGGAATTGATAATTTATAATTAGAATAAGACTGTTGGGTAGAATAGCTGTTCTCGTAATTTGTAATACGTTGGTTGTCTACGCCACTAAGGTATTGTGATTTTAAAAGTTGAGAAGGTTGCCAATCGTAGTTGCAGTGAATGATTTTGTAGTAGTAATCACTTTCGGAGGCGGTAATGTCATCAAACTCCAGTTTCATGGTCTCTCCAAGCTCTATGACAGGGAATTGGTCCTCTGTGGGTCCTCCAAAAATTACGGTTTTAATGTTCTCGGGCGGGTTGACCTCTAATTGAACCTGAGCACATAATGAAGATGTCAGAAAGAAGAAAAAAAATGGTATAAGATTCAAGCGCATTACCGGCTATTTTTTGAGGTAAAGGTAAACAAAAAGCGTACCTAAAAAATTTTGATCGGTATGATGTCTAAATTTCTAGGCATTTATTATGAAAACAATCCTTTTAGTATTATTTTTGCTGCAAATTTTGTTAACCTAAGGTCTAGAACAATATGTCTAAAGACATCAGGATTAAAAAGGGCTTGAACATAAATCTTGTTGGAGCTGCAGAGCAAACTACATCAAAAGCCGTTTTAAGTAACGTTTATGCTATTGGCTTAAGCGATTTTCACGGAGTCACACCCAAAATGTTGGTAAAACAGGGTGCTGAAGTCAAAGCGGGAGAACCACTTTTTTACAATAAAAACAGGGAAAGCATGCTTTTCGTATCACCGGTAAGTGGTGAACTTGTTGAGATTGTAAGAGGAGCGCGAAGACGCATTCTCTCACTTAAGATTTTGGCAGATAAAGAGCAGGCAGCTGTTGTACACGATTTGTTGAATGTTGAAAGTGCTTCTAAGGAAGAGGTAAAAGCATACCTTTTAAAAGGCGGTGTTTGGCCTTTTATTAAACAACGCCCGTACGATATTGTTGCAGATCCGGATGCAAATCCTAAAGCAATTTTTGTTTCAGGTTATGTTACGGCACCTTTGGCAGCAGACTTAAACTATGTGTTGCAAGGGAAGGAAAAAGAGCTTCAAGCTGCAATTACCGCTTTGGATAAATTAACGCCAGGCAAGGTTCATGTTTCCGTTGGGAAATCTGAAAATTCACCATTGGCCGGTTTAAAAGGGGTTGAATTGCATAAGGTTTCTGGTCCGCACCCAGCTGGTTTAGTGGGTACGCAGATTAATAGAATAAATCCTATTAATAAAGGAGAAACAGTTTGGACGGTTACACCTCAGGATTTGGTGATAATTGGTGAGTTGTTGTTGACCGGTAAGTTTAATGCAGAACGTACTGTTGCTTTGGCAGGTTCTTCGGTTAAAGCTCCAAAATATTATACAACCAAGATTGGAACTGAAATCTCTACCTTCTTATACGCTAGTGGTGTAGAAGGAGATAATTTTAGAGTAATAAATGGTGATGTTCTTACGGGATCAAAATCGGCTCCAGATGGTCATTTAGGGTATTATAATAATACGGTAACTGCTATTCCAGAAGGAGACGATTATGAATTGTTTGGATGGAACAAGCCTGTATTCAAAAAAATATCGGCTACAAGAGCATTAACATTCTCTTGGATGCAACCAAATAAAAAGTACGACCTTACTACCAATACAAACGGAGAACATCGTGCGTTTGTGGTAACTGGTATGTATGAAAAAGTATTTCCATTGGATATCTTTCCTATGCAGTTGCTTAAAGCATGTATGATAAAAGATTTGGATGAGATGGAGCAACTGGGGCTTTATGAAGTGGCACCAGAGGATTTCTCGTTGACTGAGTTTGTTTGTGTTTCAAAACAACCGCATCAACAGATTATTAGAGAAGGATTAGATCTATTGCATAAAGAAATAGGATAAAAGATGAGTGATAAAAAACTGACTTTCAAGAAAAGGCTGCACATTTTAAAGCACCATTATCGCGGTAAGAAAATGGCACCTGCATTTAATGCACTGCACACATTTTTATTTGCTCCTGATGAGACAACACATTCAGGTTCTCATGTTAGAGCGGCAGATGATTTAAAGCGTACCATGAATACGGTTATTATGGCCTTGGTTCCGGTATTGATTTTTTCAATGTTTAATGCAGGGTATCAGCATTTTTCTGCTATTAATGGGTTTCCACAGGAATTCTCTTTAATGAACGACTTTCTTACTTGGGACAATTTCTGGATCGGGATTATAAAAGTGCTTCCGTTGGTAGTTGTATCCTATGGAGTAGGACTTTTGGTAGAATTTATTTTTGCTGTTATTAAAGGTCATGAAGTAGAAGAAGGATACTTGGTAACAGGTATGCTAGTTCCGTTAATTGTACCAATAGATACGCCACTTTGGATGTTATCTGTAGCCGTTGTTTTTGGTGTGGTTATAGGTAAAGAGGTGTTTGGCGGTACAGGAATGAACATTCTTAACCCAGCCCTTACAATTAGAGCATTCTTATTCTTCGCTTATCCTACTTGGATGAGTGGTGATAAGGTTTGGGTTTACCAAGCTGTAGAGCGCGCTGGTGGTCCTGATGCTATTTCTGGTGAGACTATCTTAGGATATTTGGCACAGAATAAAGGAGCGGAAATGTCTTATACAGTTTCAGATATGTTCTTTGGTTTTATTCCTGGTTCAGTTGGTGAAACTTCAACCTTCTTAATCCTTTTAGGTGGGTTGTTCTTAATCTTTAGTAAGATAGCTAGCTGGCGTATTATGTTGAGTGCCGTAATAGGTTCTTTGGTAATGGGCTTAGTTTTTAATGGAATAGTTGATCAAGGATGGATTGGCGAAACAAGTAAATTTTACGGTCTAATGAGCTTTGCTTTCTGGCAACATCTTATTGTTGGTGGTTTGGCTTTCGGTATTGTTTATATGGCAACCGACCCTGTTACAGGAGCACAAACAAATCGTGGTAAATGGTTCTATGGTTTCTTCATTGGTTTCCTTTCGGTAATGATTCGTGTGTTCAACCCGGCATATCCAGAAGGTGTTTTCTTGGCAATACTTCTAATGAACGTATTTGCTCCAACAATTGACCATTATGTGGTTCGTGGAAACGTAAAACGTAGATTGAAACGATTGAAAAATGCAACCATCTTGCCAAAAGATTCAGCTGGCAAGGCAAACGAACTTCACGCAGAAACCGTATAATTATGGCAATCAATACAGATAAGAATTCATACACCGTTATTTTCGCTGCCATTATGGTAGTGGTAGTAGGTTCTATTTTAGCTTTTGCGGCGTCTAGTCTTAAAGATAGAATAACCGAGAACGAACGGTTCGAGAAACAACAGAACATTCTTTACGCCATGGGTGTAAATGATAATGTTGATGAGGGTAGTGTAAATTTTGTTTCTACCGATAAAGTAGAAGATGAGTTTAAAAGCTATATCAAAGAGCAATTGGTTATTGAAGGTGATAAAATTACCGAAGATGACAGTGCTTATCTAATCGACATGAAAAAGCAAATGGCAATCGCCGGTAAGGGTGGAACCGCAAAGCTTCCTTTGATGATAGGAGAGAAAGATGGTAAGAAATACTACATCATTCCTATGTACGGAAAAGGACTTTGGGATGCTATTTGGGGCTTCATTGCGCTAGATGATAAAATGGTTGTACAGGGTGTTTATTTTGACCATAAGGGTGAAACTCCAGGTTTAGGGGCAAATATAAAGCAACGTTACTTTATGGATGACTTTACAGGTGAAAGCATTTTAAAGGGAACGGAGTATGCCGGTATAGCTGTGGCAAAAGGTAATAATGACCCTCTAAACAACACCAAGGATGATAATGAGGTAGATGCTTTAGCTGGTGCTACTATTACAGGTAATGGCGTTTCTGCTATGATCAAAGAGAGTTTAAAACTCTATAAAGACTATTTACAAACCGTTAGCGCAAAATAATATGGGACTATTAACAAAGAAGGATGCACATCTAATAACGGATCCACTAGCAGATAATAACCCTATTACTATACAGGTATTGGGTATTTGTTCCGCTTTAGCAATTACAGCAGAGTTAAAAGCCTCTGTAGTAATGGCTGTTTCGGTACTGTTCGTACTTGCTATGGGTAACGTTGTTATTTCATTGATGCGAAATATTATTCCATCAAAAATTAGAATTATCGTTCAATTGATCGTAGTTGCCACATTGGTAATTATTGTGGATCAGGTCTTGAAGGCATTCGCCTATGAACTGAGTAAAACACTTTCTGTATTCGTTGGGCTTATTATTACCAACTGTATTATTATGGGACGTTTTGAAGCTTTTGCTTTAGCAAACGGTCCGTGGAGGTCTTTTCTTGATGGAATAGGGAATTCACTTGGGTACGGTGTAATTTTAATAATCGTTGGTTTCTTTAGGGAGCTTTTCGGTTCTGGAACTTTGTTCGGGTATCCTGTATTAGGAAACCCTATTGAAAAGACAGGTCTTTATGCTACAGGGTATGAAAACAATGGTTTTATGATTATTCCACCGGCGGCTCTTATTGTTGTAGGTATTATCATATGGGTACAACGTTCAAGAAATCCGGCATTGGTCGAAGATCATTAATTAAGGTAAAAAGATAGAATTATGTTAGAGCATATTGAATTGTTTTTTAAATCCATCTTTATAGATAACATGGTGTTCGCCGTGTTCTTGGGGATGTGTTCTTACCTGGCGGTTTCCAAAAAGGTGGCCACTGCTGTAGGTTTAGGAGCTGCTGTAATTTTTGTACTTGCCGTTACCGTTCCTTTAAACTGGTTATTGGATCAGTATCTATTAAGAGACGGTGCATTGGTCTGGTTAGGACCTGAATACGCAGATTATAACTTAAGCTTTCTTTCGTTCATTCTTTTTATCGCGACCATTGCAACAATGGTTCAGTTGGTAGAGATTGTGGTAGAGAAATTTTCACCTTCGCTATATAACTCTTTAGGTATTTTCTTGCCTTTAATAGCAGTAAACTGTGCTATTTTAGGGGGGTCACTTTTTATGCAGGCTAGAGATATTCAAACGTTGGGTCTAGCATTCAATTATGGTGTTAGTTCTGGTATTGGTTGGTTCTTAGCTATTTTGGCTATTGCCGCGATTCGTGAAAAAATCAGATATTCAAACGTTCCTGCTCCATTACGTGGGTTGGGAATTACTTTTATCATTACCGGATTAATGGGTATTGGTTTTCAGAGTTTTGGAGGTATGTTAACAGGTGGCGATGATGCTCCTGCACCAGTTGAAGAAACTACTGCTGAAAAAGTGATAGAGAAGAAAAAAATTAAAGAAGAGATTGATACCAAGGAAATCTCTTATAACGACGCCATAAACAAATAGATATGCTATTAGCTGCAAGTACTGGAGGAACGATTTTAATCACCGTTGTCGCCTTTTTGATACTATTGATGGTCTTGGTGGCCCTTTTATTGTTCACCAAAGAAAAACTATCTCCTTCGGGGCCGGTTACCATTACAATTAACGGAGAAAAGAAAATTGAAGTTGGTTCAGGTAGTTCATTACTTACTACTTTAGGTAACCAAAAAATATTTTTACCATCTGCATGTGGTGGTGGTGGTACTTGCATACAATGCGAGTGTCATGTACTTTCTGGTGGTGGTGAAGCACTTCCTACGGAAACGCCTCACTTCTCTAAAAGAGAATTGAATTCAGGTGCACGTTTAGCCTGTCAGGTGAAAGTGAAACAGGACATGAATATCACAATTCCTGAGGAGGTATTCGGGATTAAAAAATGGCCGGGTAAAGTTGTTCGTAATTACAACGTAGCATCTTTTATCAAGGAATTTGTAGTTGAGATTCCTGAGGATATGGGATACAAAGCTGGTGGATATATTCAGATTGAAATTCCTCAATGTGAGGTTAAGTATGCTGATATTGATATTACAGCTCACCCAGAAGAGCACGAAACTCCAGATAAATTTCAAGCTGAATGGGACAAGTTTAATCTTTGGCCATTAGTAATGAAAAACCCTGAGACTGTTGAGAGAGCCTATTCTATGGCTTCTTACCCAGCTGAAGGTAGAGAGATTATGTTGAACGTTCGTATCGCGACCCCACCATGGGATCGTGCTAAGAATGGTTGGATGGATGTTAACCCTGGTGTTGCTTCTTCTTACATATTTAATTTGAAACCTGGTGATGATGTAATTATTTCAGGTCCTTACGGTGAATTTTTTATTAATGAGTCTGACTCAGAAATGCTTTATGTTGGTGGTGGAGCAGGTATGGCGCCAATGCGTTCGCATTTGTACCACTTGTTTAATACGTTAAAGACGAATAGAAAGGTTACCTATTGGTATGGTGGCCGTTCTAAAAGAGAGCTTTTCTACATTGAGCACTTTAAAGAATTAGAAAGAAACTTCCCTAACTTTAAATTCTATTTGGCACTTTCAGAACCTGCTGAAGAAGATAATTGGAAGGTTAAAGAGAATATAGATGCTCCTGGTGATGGTTTTGTAGGTTTCATACACAATTGTGTTATTGATAACTATTTAAGCCTTCACGAGTCTCCGGAAGATATTGAATTGTATTTCTGTGGACCTCCATTGATGAACAAAGCAGTGCAGAAAATGGGTGAAGACTACGGTATTCCCGATGAGCATATCCGCTTTGATGATTTCGGTGGATAATAAGATTTTTATTAGCGAAGGAGTACAGTTTAAATTTAACTCCTTAGCAAATCAAATAAATAAAAAACCGATGTTTGCGCATCGGTTTTTTTTGACCTAATTTTTAAGAGTTATGGGCAAACCATTATCGGAACGTGAATTACATAACCTTGCTATGAATATCGTAGGGAAGGAACTGGAAGCTGAAGGTT includes:
- a CDS encoding Na(+)-translocating NADH-quinone reductase subunit A codes for the protein MSKDIRIKKGLNINLVGAAEQTTSKAVLSNVYAIGLSDFHGVTPKMLVKQGAEVKAGEPLFYNKNRESMLFVSPVSGELVEIVRGARRRILSLKILADKEQAAVVHDLLNVESASKEEVKAYLLKGGVWPFIKQRPYDIVADPDANPKAIFVSGYVTAPLAADLNYVLQGKEKELQAAITALDKLTPGKVHVSVGKSENSPLAGLKGVELHKVSGPHPAGLVGTQINRINPINKGETVWTVTPQDLVIIGELLLTGKFNAERTVALAGSSVKAPKYYTTKIGTEISTFLYASGVEGDNFRVINGDVLTGSKSAPDGHLGYYNNTVTAIPEGDDYELFGWNKPVFKKISATRALTFSWMQPNKKYDLTTNTNGEHRAFVVTGMYEKVFPLDIFPMQLLKACMIKDLDEMEQLGLYEVAPEDFSLTEFVCVSKQPHQQIIREGLDLLHKEIG
- the nqrF gene encoding NADH:ubiquinone reductase (Na(+)-transporting) subunit F, whose translation is MLLAASTGGTILITVVAFLILLMVLVALLLFTKEKLSPSGPVTITINGEKKIEVGSGSSLLTTLGNQKIFLPSACGGGGTCIQCECHVLSGGGEALPTETPHFSKRELNSGARLACQVKVKQDMNITIPEEVFGIKKWPGKVVRNYNVASFIKEFVVEIPEDMGYKAGGYIQIEIPQCEVKYADIDITAHPEEHETPDKFQAEWDKFNLWPLVMKNPETVERAYSMASYPAEGREIMLNVRIATPPWDRAKNGWMDVNPGVASSYIFNLKPGDDVIISGPYGEFFINESDSEMLYVGGGAGMAPMRSHLYHLFNTLKTNRKVTYWYGGRSKRELFYIEHFKELERNFPNFKFYLALSEPAEEDNWKVKENIDAPGDGFVGFIHNCVIDNYLSLHESPEDIELYFCGPPLMNKAVQKMGEDYGIPDEHIRFDDFGG
- a CDS encoding NADH:ubiquinone reductase (Na(+)-transporting) subunit D, which encodes MGLLTKKDAHLITDPLADNNPITIQVLGICSALAITAELKASVVMAVSVLFVLAMGNVVISLMRNIIPSKIRIIVQLIVVATLVIIVDQVLKAFAYELSKTLSVFVGLIITNCIIMGRFEAFALANGPWRSFLDGIGNSLGYGVILIIVGFFRELFGSGTLFGYPVLGNPIEKTGLYATGYENNGFMIIPPAALIVVGIIIWVQRSRNPALVEDH
- a CDS encoding NADH:ubiquinone reductase (Na(+)-transporting) subunit B; translated protein: MSDKKLTFKKRLHILKHHYRGKKMAPAFNALHTFLFAPDETTHSGSHVRAADDLKRTMNTVIMALVPVLIFSMFNAGYQHFSAINGFPQEFSLMNDFLTWDNFWIGIIKVLPLVVVSYGVGLLVEFIFAVIKGHEVEEGYLVTGMLVPLIVPIDTPLWMLSVAVVFGVVIGKEVFGGTGMNILNPALTIRAFLFFAYPTWMSGDKVWVYQAVERAGGPDAISGETILGYLAQNKGAEMSYTVSDMFFGFIPGSVGETSTFLILLGGLFLIFSKIASWRIMLSAVIGSLVMGLVFNGIVDQGWIGETSKFYGLMSFAFWQHLIVGGLAFGIVYMATDPVTGAQTNRGKWFYGFFIGFLSVMIRVFNPAYPEGVFLAILLMNVFAPTIDHYVVRGNVKRRLKRLKNATILPKDSAGKANELHAETV
- the nqrE gene encoding NADH:ubiquinone reductase (Na(+)-transporting) subunit E — encoded protein: MLEHIELFFKSIFIDNMVFAVFLGMCSYLAVSKKVATAVGLGAAVIFVLAVTVPLNWLLDQYLLRDGALVWLGPEYADYNLSFLSFILFIATIATMVQLVEIVVEKFSPSLYNSLGIFLPLIAVNCAILGGSLFMQARDIQTLGLAFNYGVSSGIGWFLAILAIAAIREKIRYSNVPAPLRGLGITFIITGLMGIGFQSFGGMLTGGDDAPAPVEETTAEKVIEKKKIKEEIDTKEISYNDAINK
- a CDS encoding Na(+)-translocating NADH-quinone reductase subunit C; protein product: MAINTDKNSYTVIFAAIMVVVVGSILAFAASSLKDRITENERFEKQQNILYAMGVNDNVDEGSVNFVSTDKVEDEFKSYIKEQLVIEGDKITEDDSAYLIDMKKQMAIAGKGGTAKLPLMIGEKDGKKYYIIPMYGKGLWDAIWGFIALDDKMVVQGVYFDHKGETPGLGANIKQRYFMDDFTGESILKGTEYAGIAVAKGNNDPLNNTKDDNEVDALAGATITGNGVSAMIKESLKLYKDYLQTVSAK
- a CDS encoding DUF3667 domain-containing protein, with the protein product MTNKLSDSGKGRYKLNYRGTKCLNCGHPLDMSDKYCPNCSQANSTKKITLKDYLDEFFGTIISYDSRLLRTLSTLLIKPGKITKSYIDGKRISYTNPFRFLLSLAIIFFLIINLSGNFSKYDRYGTNDISEIEDFASEWTMDIDTTDAIELSQQLDSIKTAINYDGYKKQKHERDSLILLDPIAYFEKIDQGSLGERNNQKQAFFSTILNRDTIYDFQDLLNKYKLPETFENKLIFNGMNGFHKFKKSPGSFLSALISKLPFVVFFFLPAFTVFIWLIYVRKKYSYTDHLIFSFHNTALLFILLILSYLIDSIFKVNSNWIFILIFAIYLFIAMRNFYSQGIFKTIVKYLFLNTIFFILAIITTVLLFTGNIITF
- a CDS encoding type IX secretion system plug protein encodes the protein MRLNLIPFFFFFLTSSLCAQVQLEVNPPENIKTVIFGGPTEDQFPVIELGETMKLEFDDITASESDYYYKIIHCNYDWQPSQLLKSQYLSGVDNQRITNYENSYSTQQSYSNYKLSIPNDNVGLKVSGNYVLEVYNDNYELQFSRRFVVYKDLVTVGGVVKRSRDFNFINEKQVVQFSINAGNFQLVNPKKEVKVAILQNHQWETALYDVAPQYTIGTELVYKYDQETSFYGGNEFLNFDTSDLRAPTSQISKIEINDLYDHYLFVNRYRADNEYTYYPDINGDFLVRTLQGDDYSREAEYTRVHFALPYDERLGLDEVYVFGKHNNYALTEENKMVYNENNGMMEAEIKLKQGFYNYKYVIKREDGTIEINTIGGNFHFTENNYLILVYYRNFGDLYDSIIGVGSANSRNISN